A segment of the Zonotrichia albicollis isolate bZonAlb1 chromosome 34, bZonAlb1.hap1, whole genome shotgun sequence genome:
ACGTCTGAGGTCATTGTGACCATGTCTGAGATCATCACATCCTTCCTTGAGGTCATCATGGCCATGTTTGAGATCATTGTGACCATGTCTAAGATCATCATGTCCTTCCTTGGGGTCATCATGGCCATGTCTGAGATCATCACGTCCTTCCTTGAGGTCATCATGGCCATGCTTGTGGTCATTGTAACCAGGTCTGAGATCATCACGTCCTTCCTTGAGGCCATCATGGCCATGCTTGAGGTCATTGTGACCATGTCTGAGATCACCATGTCCTTCCTTGGGATCATCATGGCCATGCTTGAGATCATTGTGACCATGTCTGAGATCATCACGTCCTTCCTTGAGGTCATTGTGACCATGTCTGAGATCACCATGTCCTTCCTTGAGGTCATCATGGCCATGCTTGAGGTCATTGTGACCATCTCTGAAGCCATGGTGGTCAACCTTGGGGTCATGGCGGCCATCCCTGGAGTCATGGTGGTCACCCTTGGGGTTGTTGTGGTCTTCTCCTAAGCTGTGTCCTTCTCTGAGATCATCCTGAACCTTGAGGCCATCAGGGTCATCTCCTCCTTCTCTTGGGTCATCCTGTCCCTCTTTGGGGTCATCAAATCCCTCTTTGGGGTCACCTCGTCCTTCTCTGAGGTCACCTCGTCCTTCTCTTGGGTCGTGTCCCTCTCTGGGGCCACCCTGTCCTTTTCTGGGGTCTTCTGCAGCCGCCCAGCAGAGGCtctggggtctctgctccatctcCAGGGCGTCGGTGGCTTCCTCCACCCTCCTGGGGCCACCTGGCTCCGAGTCCTTGGAgctctcaggggctcctccaaCACCCCTGGAGGGTCTCCCCTGGACCTTCCTGGAGCTCTTGTGACCTTTGGGGACATCTCTGGAGCTTTTGTGACCTTTGGAATCATCTCTGGAGCTCTTGTGACCTTTGGGAACATCTCTGGAGCTTTTGTGACCTTTGGGGACATCACTGGAGCTCTCCAGACCTTCCTGAATGTTCTTAAAGCTCTTGGGActctcctggctgtccctgggacCATCAGGGACATCGCTGGGGCTCTTGGGACCCTCCTGGCTGCCCTTGGAACCTTCTAGAACGTCACTGAAGCTCTTGGGACTCTCAAGGACTTTGTTGGAAGTTTTGGGGCCGTTGGAGACATCTCCAGAGCTCTTGGGACCCTCTGGGCTATCACTGGAAGTGTTGagacccccagagctgccactggAGCTTGTGGGACCTTCTGGGCCATCACTGGAGTTTGTGGGACCTTCTGGGCCATCACTGGAGCTCCTGGAACCACCTGGGCCATCACTGGAGGTTGTGGGACCACCTGAGACTTCACTGAAACTTGTGGAACCACCTGGGCCATCACTGGAGCTCTTGGGACCTTTGAGGACATCACTGGAGCTCTTGGAACCACCTGGGATGTCACAGGAGCTCTTGGGACCTTTGAGGACATCGCTGGAGCTCATGGGACCACCTGAGACTTTACTAGAACTTGTGGAACCACCTGGATCATCACTGGAGCTCTTGGAACCACCTGGGATATCACCAGAGCTTGTGGGACAACCTGGATCATCACTGGAGCTCTTGACACCCTCAGGTCCATCACAGGAACCCTTGAGAgccccaaaaccaccaccagcaccttctcctccaccttcctcctcttcctcctccacgttcctcctcctcctcctcctcctcctcctgggcgGCCTCGGCCTCAGCCCCCGCCGCTCCCTCAAGGCCCTGCCGGCCCTGCGAGCTCCCAGAGGAGCTCCGAGCAGCGGGACGCCctcggggggcggcggcggagcgggcGGCAGCGAGCTCCAAGTGATCTCCAGCACCTTGAGCGCGTCCTCGAAGGCGAACTCGCGcttgagctccagcagcagccagcggTAGCAGAAGAGGAGATCGTGAGCTCCGCGCGCCGCCAGGAAAGCCCAGAACTGCGGGTCGGCGCGGCGCAGCAGCCGGCGGAGGTGACCGAAGGCGCGAGCCAACCCGCGGCCTCCGGGCCGGAAGCGCGGAGCTAAGCGGCGCATCAGCGAGCAGAAGCACAGGAAGGCCTGAGCCTCGTCGTCCAGCACGGCCAACAGCGGAGCCGCCACGTCCGACATGCCCTGGCAGTAGGAGAGGCGCGGGTGGCCCAGCGCGAAGGTGGTGAGCAGCGCCTGCAGCGCCGCCAGGTGAGGGTGCCCCTCCTCGGGGCCGCCGAAGTAGGGGTGGGCGCGGTCGGTGCGCACCACGTCCTTGCGCACGGCCGCCGCCACCTGCGCCAGCTCGGCCGGAGCGGCGCGGGCGGCCAGCGCCACCTTGAGCGAGGAGTACTCGGCCGCCTTGAGGCGCAGGTGGGACAGGCGCTCCTGGCCCGTCAGGCCGGCGGGGAACACGTTCAGCAGGTAACGCCACACCACCTGGATGAGGGGGAATGGGACAGGTGAGATCATGGACAGACCACCTGTGTGGGGCAAAATGGGACAGGTGAGATCAGGAACACGTTCAGCAGGTAACGCCAGACCACCTGTGTGGGGCAAAATGGGACAGGTGAGATCAGGAACAGGTTCAGCAGGTAACGCCACACCACCTGTGTGGGGGGgaatgggacaggtgagaccaTGGACAGGttcagggacaggtgagatcATGGACAGGTTCAGCAGGTAACGCCACACCACCTGTGTGGGGGAGAATCGGACAGGTGAGACACTGGGAACAGGttcagggacaggtgagatcATGGACAGGttcagggacaggtgagatcAGGAACACGTTCAGCAGGTGACACCACACCACCTGTACAGGGAGAGAGAACAGGTGAGATCATGGACAGGttcagggacaggtgagatcATGGACAGACCACCTGTGTGGGGCAaaatgggacaggtgagacactgGAAACAGGTTCAGCAGGTAACACCAGACCACCTGTACAGGGAGATAGAACAGGTGAGATCATGGACAGGTTCAGCAGGTAACGCCAGACCACCTGTACAGGGAGATAGAACAGGTAAGCACAGGAACACGttcagggacaggtgagatcAGAACACGTTCAGCAGGTAACACCACACCACCTGTGTGGGGCAAAATGGGACAGGTGAGATCATGGACAGGTTCAGCAGGTAATGCCACACCACCTGTGTGGGGCAAAATGGGACAGGTGAGATCATGGACAGGttcagggacaggtgagatcATGGACAGGTTCAGCAGGTAACGCCACACCACCTGTACAGGGCAAAATgggacaggtgagcacaggAACACGTTCAAGGACAGGTGAGATCAGAACACGTTCAGCAGGTAACGCCAGACCACCTGGATGGGGGgaatgggacaggtgagggatcAGGGACACGATCAGCAGGTGACACAAACAGgtgggacatcagggacaggtTCAGCAGGTAACATCACACCACCTGAATGGGAGGAAATGGGGTTAGGGACATCAGGAACTCTCAGGTGTGGGCCAGGATGGATCTGAGGATCCCCAGGTGTGACTCAGGTGACACCAAAACGCCTCAGGTGTGATTGAGATGCAATCACAACCTCCAGGTGAGCCTCAGGGAGGTCAGAGAACCCCCTAAGGTGTGTCTCAGAGAACCCCAGGTGTGACCACAACACCCCCAGGTGTGATCAGAACCCTTCCCAGTTGTGTCCCACACGTGACCACAACCCCCAGGTGTGATCAGAAcccttcccaggtgtgtcccagatGTGATAACAACCCCCAGGTGTCACCAcatgcccccaggtgtgtcccaggtgtgatAACAACCCCCAGGTGTCACCAcgtgcccccaggtgtgtcccacacATGACCACAACCCCCAGGTGTGATCAGAACCCTTCCCAGATGTGACCACAACCCCCAGGTGTGATCAGAAcccttcccaggtgtgtcccagatGCGATAACAACCCCCAGGTGTGATCAGAACccttcccagctgtgtcccagatGTGACAACAACCCCCAGGTGCGATCAGAAcccttcccaggtgtgtcccagatGTGATAACAACCCCCAGGTGCGATCAGAAcccttcccaggtgtgtcccagatGTGACCACAACCCCCAGGTGTGATCAGAAcccttcccaggtgtgtcccaggtgtgacAACAACCCCCAGGTGTGATCAGAAcccttcccaggtgtgtcccacacGTGACCACAACCCCCAGGTGTCACCACAttcccccaggtgtgtcccagatGCAATCACAACCCCCAGGTGTGATCAGAAcccttcccaggtgtgtcccaggtgtgatAACAACCCCCAGGTGTCACCACAttcccccaggtgtgtcccagatGTGACCACaacccccaggtgtgtcccagatGCGATAACAACCCCCAGGTGTGACCAGAACActtcccaggtgtgtcccagatGCGATAAGAACCTCCAGGTGTCATCAGAACCCTTCTCAGGTGTGTCCCACACGTGACCACAAGCCCCAGGTGTGATCAGAAcccttcccaggtgtgtcccagatGTGATAACAACCCCCAGGTGTCACCAcgtgcccccaggtgtgtcccaggtgcaTCTCTGAGCTCTCACCTTGCGCAGGCCGGGCTCGACGCCGCCGTGGAAGACGTGCAGCCGCAGGTCGTGGGGCCGCAGCAGGCGCCCACCTGGGCCCAGGTACGACCTCAGGTCGGCGTCGCTCAGGGGGGCGCAGGGCGGGGgcgggggagggggcggggacacgGCCGGGGTCCCCTCGGGCCACGCCAGGGCCGCCTGTGCCCGCGCCAGCGTCCGGCCCACCTGTGGGAACAGCACAGGTGACACtcggagggcactgggagcacccAAGAGGAGCTCCAGCAGTTCGAGGCATTCcaggtgtgtctcacctgtgccaggtgtgcctcacctgtgccagcagagcctgggtgAAGGGCAGGGCCGCCGCCAGCAGCGAGCGGCGCTCGGGGACC
Coding sequences within it:
- the TBC1D25 gene encoding TBC1 domain family member 25 isoform X8, producing the protein MAATAGGGASPGGGGGAALEEECEVVRVRVKKNEGQQPPEFRSFAVDPQITSLDVLQHILARAFDLQGKKSFVLSFAARDGQGQDTFVPLLSDGDLANAFNCARPTLRLRLDVRNPPDSPLLEDWDIISPREVAAAEPVPERRSLLAAALPFTQALLAQVGRTLARAQAALAWPEGTPAVSPPPPPPPPCAPLSDADLRSYLGPGGRLLRPHDLRLHVFHGGVEPGLRKVVWRYLLNVFPAGLTGQERLSHLRLKAAEYSSLKVALAARAAPAELAQVAAAVRKDVVRTDRAHPYFGGPEEGHPHLAALQALLTTFALGHPRLSYCQGMSDVAAPLLAVLDDEAQAFLCFCSLMRRLAPRFRPGGRGLARAFGHLRRLLRRADPQFWAFLAARGAHDLLFCYRWLLLELKREFAFEDALKVLEITWSSLPPAPPPPPEGVPLLGAPLGARRAGRALRERRGLRPRPPRRRRRRRRRNVEEEEEEGGGEGAGGGFGALKGSCDGPEGVKSSSDDPGCPTSSGDIPGGSKSSSDDPGGSTSSSKVSGGPMSSSDVLKGPKSSCDIPGGSKSSSDVLKGPKSSSDGPGGSTSFSEVSGGPTTSSDGPGGSRSSSDGPEGPTNSSDGPEGPTSSSGSSGGLNTSSDSPEGPKSSGDVSNGPKTSNKVLESPKSFSDVLEGSKGSQEGPKSPSDVPDGPRDSQESPKSFKNIQEGLESSSDVPKGHKSSRDVPKGHKSSRDDSKGHKSSRDVPKGHKSSRKVQGRPSRGVGGAPESSKDSEPGGPRRVEEATDALEMEQRPQSLCWAAAEDPRKGQGGPREGHDPREGRGDLREGRGDPKEGFDDPKEGQDDPREGGDDPDGLKVQDDLREGHSLGEDHNNPKGDHHDSRDGRHDPKVDHHGFRDGHNDLKHGHDDLKEGHGDLRHGHNDLKEGRDDLRHGHNDLKEGRDDLRHGHDDPKEGHDDLRHGHNDLKHGHDDLKEGCDDLRHGHNDLRRGHDDPKEGCDDLRRGHDDLKEERDDLRHGHNDLKRGHDDLKEGRDDLRCGHNDLKDGRDDLKEGRDDLRHGHNELRHGHNDLKRGHDDLKEGSDDLRHGHNDLKHGHDDPKEGRDDLRRGHNDLRHGHNDLKEGRDDLKHGHDDLKEGRDDLRRGHNDLKHGCDDLKEGRDDPSHGHDDPRHDHHDPKDIHDDLKHGHHHHPKDDHVHHDLTDHPIRTTRHHPTTPDDPWGGRWAWEDPSTTSSSSSCSSCSSSSSSSDEEVTVEDDGAPLPPPEELGQGNPFLLFVCLAMLLEQRDAVMARGGDYNEVAMHFDRLVRRHQLPRVLRRAKALFARYLEGWGATAPGGPPAGPPSG
- the TBC1D25 gene encoding TBC1 domain family member 25 isoform X30 gives rise to the protein MAATAGGGASPGGGGGAALEEECEVVRVRVKKNEGQQPPEFRSFAVDPQITSLDVLQHILARAFDLQGKKSFVLSFAARDGQGQDTFVPLLSDGDLANAFNCARPTLRLRLDVRNPPDSPLLEDWDIISPREVAAAEPVPERRSLLAAALPFTQALLAQVGRTLARAQAALAWPEGTPAVSPPPPPPPPCAPLSDADLRSYLGPGGRLLRPHDLRLHVFHGGVEPGLRKVVWRYLLNVFPAGLTGQERLSHLRLKAAEYSSLKVALAARAAPAELAQVAAAVRKDVVRTDRAHPYFGGPEEGHPHLAALQALLTTFALGHPRLSYCQGMSDVAAPLLAVLDDEAQAFLCFCSLMRRLAPRFRPGGRGLARAFGHLRRLLRRADPQFWAFLAARGAHDLLFCYRWLLLELKREFAFEDALKVLEITWSSLPPAPPPPPEGVPLLGAPLGARRAGRALRERRGLRPRPPRRRRRRRRRNVEEEEEEGGGEGAGGGFGALKGSCDGPEGVKSSSDDPGCPTSSGDIPGGSKSSSDVLKGPKSSSDGPGGSRSSSDGPEGPTNSSDGPEGPTSSSGSSGGLNTSSDSPEGPKSSGDVSNGPKTSNKVLESPKSFSDVLEGSKGSQEGPKSPSDVPDGPRDSQESPKSFKNIQEGLESSSDVPKGHKSSRDVPKGHKSSRDDSKGHKSSRDVPKGHKSSRKVQGRPSRGVGGAPESSKDSEPGGPRRVEEATDALEMEQRPQSLCWAAAEDPRKGQGGPREGHDPREGRGDLREGRGDPKEGFDDPKEGQDDPREGGDDPDGLKVQDDLREGHSLGEDHNNPKGDHHDSRDGRHDPKVDHHGFRDGHNDLKHGHDDLKEGHGDLRHGHNDLKEGRDDLRHGHNDLKEGRDDLRHGHDDPKEGHDDLRHGHNDLKHGHDDLKEGCDDLRHGHNDLRRGHDDPKEGCDDLRRGHDDLKEERDDLRHGHNDLKRGHDDLKEGRDDLRCGHNDLKDGRDDLKEGRDDLRHGHNELRHGHNDLKRGHDDLKEGSDDLRHGHNDLKHGHDDPKEGRDDLRRGHNDLRHGHNDLKEGRDDLKHGHDDLKEGRDDLRRGHNDLKHGHDDLKEGRGDLRHGHDDPKEGCGHPSHGHDDPRHDHHDPKDIHDDLKHGHHHHPKDDHVHHDLTDHPIRTTRHHPTTPDDPWGGRWAWEDPSTTSSSSSCSSCSSSSSSSDEEVTVEDDGAPLPPPEELGQGNPFLLFVCLAMLLEQRDAVMARGGDYNEVAMHFDRLVRRHQLPRVLRRAKALFARYLEGWGATAPGGPPAGPPSG
- the TBC1D25 gene encoding TBC1 domain family member 25 isoform X28 encodes the protein MAATAGGGASPGGGGGAALEEECEVVRVRVKKNEGQQPPEFRSFAVDPQITSLDVLQHILARAFDLQGKKSFVLSFAARDGQGQDTFVPLLSDGDLANAFNCARPTLRLRLDVRNPPDSPLLEDWDIISPREVAAAEPVPERRSLLAAALPFTQALLAQVGRTLARAQAALAWPEGTPAVSPPPPPPPPCAPLSDADLRSYLGPGGRLLRPHDLRLHVFHGGVEPGLRKVVWRYLLNVFPAGLTGQERLSHLRLKAAEYSSLKVALAARAAPAELAQVAAAVRKDVVRTDRAHPYFGGPEEGHPHLAALQALLTTFALGHPRLSYCQGMSDVAAPLLAVLDDEAQAFLCFCSLMRRLAPRFRPGGRGLARAFGHLRRLLRRADPQFWAFLAARGAHDLLFCYRWLLLELKREFAFEDALKVLEITWSSLPPAPPPPPEGVPLLGAPLGARRAGRALRERRGLRPRPPRRRRRRRRRNVEEEEEEGGGEGAGGGFGALKGSCDGPEGVKSSSDDPGCPTSSGDIPGGSKSSSDVLKGPKSSSDGPGGPTTSSDGPGGSRSSSDGPEGPTNSSDGPEGPTSSSGSSGGLNTSSDSPEGPKSSGDVSNGPKTSNKVLESPKSFSDVLEGSKGSQEGPKSPSDVPDGPRDSQESPKSFKNIQEGLESSSDVPKGHKSSRDVPKGHKSSRDDSKGHKSSRDVPKGHKSSRKVQGRPSRGVGGAPESSKDSEPGGPRRVEEATDALEMEQRPQSLCWAAAEDPRKGQGGPREGHDPREGRGDLREGRGDPKEGFDDPKEGQDDPREGGDDPDGLKVQDDLREGHSLGEDHNNPKGDHHDSRDGRHDPKVDHHGFRDGHNDLKHGHDDLKEGHGDLRHGHNDLKEGRDDLRHGHNDLKEGRDDLRHGHDDPKEGHDDLRHGHNDLKHGHDDLKEGCDDLRHGHNDLRRGHDDPKEGCDDLRRGHDDLKEERDDLRHGHNDLKRGHDDLKEGRDDLRCGHNDLKDGRDDLKEGRDDLRHGHNELRHGHNDLKRGHDDLKEGSDDLRHGHNDLKHGHDDPKEGRDDLRRGHNDLRHGHNDLKEGRDDLKHGHDDLKEGRDDLRRGHNDLKHGHDDLKEGRGDLRHGHDDPKEGCGHPSHGHDDPRHDHHDPKDIHDDLKHGHHHHPKDDHVHHDLTDHPIRTTRHHPTTPDDPWGGRWAWEDPSTTSSSSSCSSCSSSSSSSDEEVTVEDDGAPLPPPEELGQGNPFLLFVCLAMLLEQRDAVMARGGDYNEVAMHFDRLVRRHQLPRVLRRAKALFARYLEGWGATAPGGPPAGPPSG
- the TBC1D25 gene encoding TBC1 domain family member 25 isoform X21 codes for the protein MAATAGGGASPGGGGGAALEEECEVVRVRVKKNEGQQPPEFRSFAVDPQITSLDVLQHILARAFDLQGKKSFVLSFAARDGQGQDTFVPLLSDGDLANAFNCARPTLRLRLDVRNPPDSPLLEDWDIISPREVAAAEPVPERRSLLAAALPFTQALLAQVGRTLARAQAALAWPEGTPAVSPPPPPPPPCAPLSDADLRSYLGPGGRLLRPHDLRLHVFHGGVEPGLRKVVWRYLLNVFPAGLTGQERLSHLRLKAAEYSSLKVALAARAAPAELAQVAAAVRKDVVRTDRAHPYFGGPEEGHPHLAALQALLTTFALGHPRLSYCQGMSDVAAPLLAVLDDEAQAFLCFCSLMRRLAPRFRPGGRGLARAFGHLRRLLRRADPQFWAFLAARGAHDLLFCYRWLLLELKREFAFEDALKVLEITWSSLPPAPPPPPEGVPLLGAPLGARRAGRALRERRGLRPRPPRRRRRRRRRNVEEEEEEGGGEGAGGGFGALKGSCDGPEGVKSSSDDPGCPTSSGDIPGGSKSSSDVLKGPKSSSDGPGGSTSFSEVSGGPTTSSDGPGGSRSSSDGPEGPTNSSDGPEGPTSSSGSSGGLNTSSDSPEGPKSSGDVSNGPKTSNKVLESPKSFSDVLEGSKGSQEGPKSPSDVPDGPRDSQESPKSFKNIQEGLESSSDVPKGHKSSRDVPKGHKSSRDDSKGHKSSRDVPKGHKSSRKVQGRPSRGVGGAPESSKDSEPGGPRRVEEATDALEMEQRPQSLCWAAAEDPRKGQGGPREGHDPREGRGDLREGRGDPKEGFDDPKEGQDDPREGGDDPDGLKVQDDLREGHSLGEDHNNPKGDHHDSRDGRHDPKVDHHGFRDGHNDLKHGHDDLKEGHGDLRHGHNDLKEGRDDLRHGHNDLKEGRDDLRHGHDDPKEGHDDLRHGHNDLKHGHDDLKEGCDDLRHGHNDLRRGHDDPKEGCDDLRRGHDDLKEERDDLRHGHNDLKRGHDDLKEGRDDLRCGHNDLKDGRDDLKEGRDDLRHGHNELRHGHNDLKRGHDDLKEGSDDLRHGHNDLKHGHDDPKEGRDDLRRGHNDLRHGHNDLKEGRDDLKHGHDDLKEGRDDLRRGHNDLKHGHDDLKEGRGDLRHGHDDPKEGCGHPSHGHDDPRHDHHDPKDIHDDLKHGHHHHPKDDHVHHDLTDHPIRTTRHHPTTPDDPWGGRWAWEDPSTTSSSSSCSSCSSSSSSSDEEVTVEDDGAPLPPPEELGQGNPFLLFVCLAMLLEQRDAVMARGGDYNEVAMHFDRLVRRHQLPRVLRRAKALFARYLEGWGATAPGGPPAGPPSG
- the TBC1D25 gene encoding TBC1 domain family member 25 isoform X3, which codes for MAATAGGGASPGGGGGAALEEECEVVRVRVKKNEGQQPPEFRSFAVDPQITSLDVLQHILARAFDLQGKKSFVLSFAARDGQGQDTFVPLLSDGDLANAFNCARPTLRLRLDVRNPPDSPLLEDWDIISPREVAAAEPVPERRSLLAAALPFTQALLAQVGRTLARAQAALAWPEGTPAVSPPPPPPPPCAPLSDADLRSYLGPGGRLLRPHDLRLHVFHGGVEPGLRKVVWRYLLNVFPAGLTGQERLSHLRLKAAEYSSLKVALAARAAPAELAQVAAAVRKDVVRTDRAHPYFGGPEEGHPHLAALQALLTTFALGHPRLSYCQGMSDVAAPLLAVLDDEAQAFLCFCSLMRRLAPRFRPGGRGLARAFGHLRRLLRRADPQFWAFLAARGAHDLLFCYRWLLLELKREFAFEDALKVLEITWSSLPPAPPPPPEGVPLLGAPLGARRAGRALRERRGLRPRPPRRRRRRRRRNVEEEEEEGGGEGAGGGFGALKGSCDGPEGVKSSSDDPGCPTSSGDIPGGSKSSSDDPGGSTSSSKVSGGPMSSSDVLKGPKSSCDIPGGSKSSSDVLKGPKSSSDGPGGSTSFSEVSGGPTTSSDGPGGSRSSSDGPEGPTSSSGSSGGLNTSSDSPEGPKSSGDVSNGPKTSNKVLESPKSFSDVLEGSKGSQEGPKSPSDVPDGPRDSQESPKSFKNIQEGLESSSDVPKGHKSSRDVPKGHKSSRDDSKGHKSSRDVPKGHKSSRKVQGRPSRGVGGAPESSKDSEPGGPRRVEEATDALEMEQRPQSLCWAAAEDPRKGQGGPREGHDPREGRGDLREGRGDPKEGFDDPKEGQDDPREGGDDPDGLKVQDDLREGHSLGEDHNNPKGDHHDSRDGRHDPKVDHHGFRDGHNDLKHGHDDLKEGHGDLRHGHNDLKEGRDDLRHGHNDLKEGRDDLRHGHDDPKEGHDDLRHGHNDLKHGHDDLKEGCDDLRHGHNDLRRGHDDPKEGCDDLRRGHDDLKEERDDLRHGHNDLKRGHDDLKEGRDDLRCGHNDLKDGRDDLKEGRDDLRHGHNELRHGHNDLKRGHDDLKEGSDDLRHGHNDLKHGHDDPKEGRDDLRRGHNDLRHGHNDLKEGRDDLKHGHDDLKEGRDDLRRGHNDLKHGHDDLKEGRGDLRHGHDDPKEGCGHPSHGHDDPRHDHHDPKDIHDDLKHGHHHHPKDDHVHHDLTDHPIRTTRHHPTTPDDPWGGRWAWEDPSTTSSSSSCSSCSSSSSSSDEEVTVEDDGAPLPPPEELGQGNPFLLFVCLAMLLEQRDAVMARGGDYNEVAMHFDRLVRRHQLPRVLRRAKALFARYLEGWGATAPGGPPAGPPSG
- the TBC1D25 gene encoding TBC1 domain family member 25 isoform X7, with product MAATAGGGASPGGGGGAALEEECEVVRVRVKKNEGQQPPEFRSFAVDPQITSLDVLQHILARAFDLQGKKSFVLSFAARDGQGQDTFVPLLSDGDLANAFNCARPTLRLRLDVRNPPDSPLLEDWDIISPREVAAAEPVPERRSLLAAALPFTQALLAQVGRTLARAQAALAWPEGTPAVSPPPPPPPPCAPLSDADLRSYLGPGGRLLRPHDLRLHVFHGGVEPGLRKVVWRYLLNVFPAGLTGQERLSHLRLKAAEYSSLKVALAARAAPAELAQVAAAVRKDVVRTDRAHPYFGGPEEGHPHLAALQALLTTFALGHPRLSYCQGMSDVAAPLLAVLDDEAQAFLCFCSLMRRLAPRFRPGGRGLARAFGHLRRLLRRADPQFWAFLAARGAHDLLFCYRWLLLELKREFAFEDALKVLEITWSSLPPAPPPPPEGVPLLGAPLGARRAGRALRERRGLRPRPPRRRRRRRRRNVEEEEEEGGGEGAGGGFGALKGSCDGPEGVKSSSDDPGCPTSSGDIPGGSKSSSDDPGGSTSSSKVSGGPMSSSDVLKGPKSSCDIPGGSKSSSDVLKGPKSSSDGPGGSTSFSEVSGGPTTSSDGPGGSRSSSDGPEGPTNSSDGPEGPTSSSGSSGGLNTSSDSPEGPKSSGDVSNGPKTSNKVLESPKSFSDVLEGSKGSQEGPKSPSDVPDGPRDSQESPKSFKNIQEGLESSSDVPKGHKSSRDVPKGHKSSRDDSKGHKSSRDVPKGHKSSRKVQGRPSRGVGGAPESSKDSEPGGPRRVEEATDALEMEQRPQSLCWAAAEDPRKGQGGPREGHDPREGRGDLREGRGDPKEGFDDPKEGQDDPREGGDDPDGLKVQDDLREGHSLGEDHNNPKGDHHDSRDGRHDPKVDHHGFRDGHNDLKHGHDDLKEGHGDLRHGHNDLKEGRDDLRHGHNDLKEGRDDLRHGHDDPKEGHDDLRHGHNDLKHGHDDLKEGCDDLRHGHNDLRRGHDDPKEGCDDLRRGHDDLKEERDDLRHGHNDLKRGHDDLKEGRDDLRCGHNDLKDGRDDLKEGRDDLRHGHNELRHGHNDLKRGHDDLKEGSDDLRHGHNDLKHGHDDPKEGRDDLRRGHNDLRHGHNDLKEGRDDLKHGHDDLKEGRDDLRRGHNDLRHGHDDPKEGCGHPSHGHDDPRHDHHDPKDIHDDLKHGHHHHPKDDHVHHDLTDHPIRTTRHHPTTPDDPWGGRWAWEDPSTTSSSSSCSSCSSSSSSSDEEVTVEDDGAPLPPPEELGQGNPFLLFVCLAMLLEQRDAVMARGGDYNEVAMHFDRLVRRHQLPRVLRRAKALFARYLEGWGATAPGGPPAGPPSG
- the TBC1D25 gene encoding TBC1 domain family member 25 isoform X2, which encodes MAATAGGGASPGGGGGAALEEECEVVRVRVKKNEGQQPPEFRSFAVDPQITSLDVLQHILARAFDLQGKKSFVLSFAARDGQGQDTFVPLLSDGDLANAFNCARPTLRLRLDVRNPPDSPLLEDWDIISPREVAAAEPVPERRSLLAAALPFTQALLAQVGRTLARAQAALAWPEGTPAVSPPPPPPPPCAPLSDADLRSYLGPGGRLLRPHDLRLHVFHGGVEPGLRKVVWRYLLNVFPAGLTGQERLSHLRLKAAEYSSLKVALAARAAPAELAQVAAAVRKDVVRTDRAHPYFGGPEEGHPHLAALQALLTTFALGHPRLSYCQGMSDVAAPLLAVLDDEAQAFLCFCSLMRRLAPRFRPGGRGLARAFGHLRRLLRRADPQFWAFLAARGAHDLLFCYRWLLLELKREFAFEDALKVLEITWSSLPPAPPPPPEGVPLLGAPLGARRAGRALRERRGLRPRPPRRRRRRRRRNVEEEEEEGGGEGAGGGFGALKGSCDGPEGVKSSSDDPGCPTSSGDIPGGSKSSSDDPGGSTSSSKVSGGPMSSSDVLKGPKSSCDIPGGSKSSSDVLKGPKSSSDGPGGSTSFSEVSGGPTTSSDGPGGSRSSSDGPEGPTNSSDGPEGPTSSSGSSGGLNTSSDSPEGPKSSGDVSNGPKTSNKVLESPKSFSDVLEGSKGSQEGPKSPSDVPDGPRDSQESPKSFKNIQEGLESSSDVPKGHKSSRDVPKGHKSSRDDSKGHKSSRDVPKGHKSSRKVQGRPSRGVGGAPESSKDSEPGGPRRVEEATDALEMEQRPQSLCWAAAEDPRKGQGGPREGHDPREGRGDLREGRGDPKEGFDDPKEGQDDPREGGDDPDGLKVQDDLREGHSLGEDHNNPKGDHHDSRDGRHDPKVDHHGFRDGHNDLKHGHDDLKEGHGDLRHGHNDLKEGRDDLRHGHNDLKEGRDDLRHGHDDPKEGHDDLRHGHNDLKHGHDDLKEGCDDLRHGHNDLRRGHDDPKEGCDDLRRGHDDLKEERDDLRHGHNDLKRGHDDLKEGRDDLRCGHNDLKDGRDDLKEGRDDLRHGHNELRHGHNDLKRGHDDLKEGSDDLRHGHNDLKHGHDDPKEGRDDLRRGHNDLRHGHNDLKEGRDDLKHGHDDLKEGRDDLRRGHNDLKEGRGDLRHGHDDPKEGCGHPSHGHDDPRHDHHDPKDIHDDLKHGHHHHPKDDHVHHDLTDHPIRTTRHHPTTPDDPWGGRWAWEDPSTTSSSSSCSSCSSSSSSSDEEVTVEDDGAPLPPPEELGQGNPFLLFVCLAMLLEQRDAVMARGGDYNEVAMHFDRLVRRHQLPRVLRRAKALFARYLEGWGATAPGGPPAGPPSG